From the genome of Papaver somniferum cultivar HN1 chromosome 2, ASM357369v1, whole genome shotgun sequence, one region includes:
- the LOC113350971 gene encoding uncharacterized protein LOC113350971 encodes MPSYLAIYLKLSIWNNPLGLWILNTLSMFVLLQESLYGLKQAPRAWNERFSKYLLAYGFLNSVCDTSMFIYQKGDARMTLLVYVDDIILVGSLVALMNSFIGSLKTEFSMKDLGLLDYFLGIEVTYGSTSKKLLLTQNKYSLEILKKHDMMGCKPCKTPVSQGQRASVCDGTLLSDVASYRSLVGSLQYLTLTRPDISYAVNYVSQFLHCPTDVHLQLSIEVYQGITLSAGNGSELQDFSDSDWAGCPDTRKSTSGYCVFVGGNLVSWSSKKQQTISRSSTEAEYRGLANAAAEILWLSYLFEELLVHLSFPCKLFCDNQGAVSLTANPTFHARNKHIEVDYHMIRDLVRFGFIRVSYIHTSHQVADIFTKGLSKSQFSLLKSKLMPVVRTSV; translated from the coding sequence ATGCCTTCTTACTTGGCCATTTATCTGAAACTTTCTATATGGAACAACCCTTTAGGTTTGTGGATCCTAAACACCCTATCCATGTTTGTTTTACTGCAAGAATCCCtctatggattgaaacaagcaccaagggcATGGAATGAAAGGTTCAGCAAATATCTTCTAGCTTATGGTTTCTTGAATTCAGTTTGTGATACTTCAATGTTTATTTATCAAAAGGGAGATGCAAGAATGACACTGCtggtctatgtggatgatattattcTAGTAGGCTCTTTAGTTGCTCTTATGAATTCATTCATTGGTTCTCTCAAAACTGAGTTttccatgaaagatttgggtCTTTTGGACTATTTTTTAGGCATTGAGGTTACATATGGTTCTACATCTAAGAAGTTATTACTGACACAAAACAAGTATTCCTTGGAAATTTTAAAGAAACATGATATGATGGGTTGTAAACCTTGCAAGACACCAGTTTCTCAAGGCCAAAGAGCTTCAGTGTGTGATGGAACACTCTTATCTGATGTTGCTTCTTATAGAAGTTTAGTGGGTAGTCTTCAGTACTTGACCCTCACCAGACCAGATATCAGTTATGCAGTTAATTATGTGAGTCAATTTCTGCATTGTCCAACTGATGTTCATCTCCAACTTTCCATTGAGGTATATCAAGGGATTACTCTTAGTGCTGGCAATGGTTCTGAGTTACAAGATTTTAGTGATAGTGATTGGGCAGGCTGCCCTGATACTAGAAAATCTACTTCAGGCTATTGTGTTTTTGTTGGTGGTAACCTTGTATCCTGGTCTTCAAAGAAGCAGCAAACTATTTCTCGTTCTTCTACAGAAGCAGAATATCGTGGCTTAGCTAATGCTGCTGCAGAAATTTTATGGTTGTCATATTTGTTTGAAGAATTGTTAGTTCATCTCTCCTTTCCTTGCAAGTTATTCTGTGATAATCAAGGTGCTGTCAGTCTCACTGCTAATCCCACTTTTCATGCGCGCAACAAACATATTGAGGTGGACTATCATATGATTCGAGATCTTGTTCGATTTGGTTTTATCAGAGTCTCCTACATTCATACTTCTCATCAGGTGGCTGACATATTCACTAAGGGACTCTCCAAATCTCAGTTCAGTCTGCTTAAATCCAAACTTATGCCTGTTGTACGTACATCAGTTTGA